Genomic DNA from Bacteroidota bacterium:
TATCCTAATCCCAATAACGGAAACTTTGTGGTTGAACTGAATTATCCTGCCTCGGGTAAAGCCGATATTTCCATTTATAATACAGTAGGCACCAAAATCCTCGAAGAAAATGGGATAAGCTTTACCGGAATGTACATCCATTCAATTGACCTGAAAGACCAACCGGAAGGGCTATATTTCCTGCAAATTGTTTCAGGGTCCGAAAAATTTACCAAAAAGATTATCGTAAACAAATAACCCTATTTGAAATATAAGAAAAATGCAGGAAAAGGCTGCCCCCAAATAACCCGGGCAGCCTTTTTCCGTATAAATATAAAAGCCAATTAATTTAAAGCAATTCTAAATAAGCTGTTGTACAACCAATTATCATTTAACTATGTCTGAATTGAACAAAATTGTTATTAATTTTGAACTAATTTGGAGTAGTTATATTTAAGTCGATTACGATCCTGAAAACCAAAACCCAATCTAACCATAAATACTGGTTGTTTAGATACCATGAGTGGTTTTTATAGCATTTTTTCCATAGTAAATAATTAAAATAATATATAATTTCAAGATATCACAAATTCAAACAATAAGCTTAGCAATGAAAACGAATTTTACTTTGTTAGTCCTGGCCCTCGGCCTTCTGCTCATTACCTTTAACGGATTCTCGCAAATCCGGCAAAACACAGGAAACCCGCAAGCAGGACTGGAACTTGTCTATTCCGATATGGACAGGACAGTGATCAAGCTATCAGTCAACCAGTTCACTCTGGATCCCGTTGAAACAATTTATGGAAAAGAATGGAAGGTACTAATTCAGGATGCTACACCTATCCTGGAAAAAGGAGCACCTGACCTGCCAAAAATGACAACTTCCATACTCATACCCGATCGGGCAAAAATGGAAGTTAAAGTATTGGAAGGAACCTATAAAGAATACACAGGTCACACCATTGCCCCATCTAAAGGCAACCTATACCGTGATACAGATCCATCTACGGTTCCTTTTACCTACGGAGAAGTTTACCAGAAGAATGCTTTTTATCCCGGGGAGCTGGCTGCACTAAGACAGCCTCATATCATCCGGGACTTCAGGGGACAGACAGTCATCATTTATCCAATTCAGTATAATCCTGTTACACAAACCCTAAGGGTTTATGATGAATTGACCCTGGAGATTTCGAAAATCGGTGAAAATGGTGAGAATCCTCTGATCAGAAGCAAATCCGTTGACAGGGTTGTTAAAGAATTCGGGGACATTTACAGCAATCACTTCATCAATTACAGTTCAGCCGCAGGACGTTACACACCGGTTGATGAGCACGGTAACATGCTGATTATTTCTTATGGAAGTTTCATCCCGAATATACAGCCCCTCGTGGAATGGAAAAAACAAACCGGGATGCCGGTTGAGGTTGTTGATGTTGCCACCATTGGTGGTTCATCCCAGATTAAAACATACATTGCCAATTATTACAACACCAATGGATTAACCTTTGTTCTCCTGGTAGGTGATGCGGCACAGGTGCCTACCTCCTATGCCAGCGGTGACTCCGATAACGATTATACTTATGTTGTTGGTAATGACCATTACCCTGATCTTTTCATCGGCCGCTTTTCAGCCGAAAACACTACCCATGTAGACATTCAGGTAACCCGCACCATAGAGTATGAAAAAAATCCCGACCTGAATTTCGACTGGTTTACACGGGGTATAGGCATTGCCTCCGACCAGGGACCCGGAGATGACGGGGAGTACGACTATGAGCATATCCGAAACATTAATACTGACCTGCTGAATTTCACATACACTTTCTGTGCTGAACTTTTCGATGGTAGCCAGGGTGGCAACGATGCACCAGGCAATCCATCCCCTTCACAGGTTGCCGCTGAGATAAATACAGGAGCTTCCATCATAAATTACACCGGACATGGAAGCAATACATCCTGGGGCACCTCCGGCTTCTCCAATAGCGATGTTAACAACCTGGTGAATGAACATATGTGGCCGTTCATTTGGTCTGTTGCCTGTGTAAATGGCAATTTTGTACCGACTACCTGCTTCGCCGAAGCATGGCTCAGATCTGAAAATAATGGAAATCCGGCCGGAGCCGTCGCCACGCTCATGTCAACCATCAACCAAAGCTGGAACCCACCTATGTGTGGACAGGATGAAATGGTTGATATACTTGTGGAATCCTATCCTAACAATATCAAACGCACCTTCGCCGCTTTATCCATGCACGGCTGTATGCAGATGAACGATGAATACGGTTCCGGAGGTGATGAAATGACAGATACCTGGACAGTTTTCGGTGACCCATCGGTAATGGTCAGGACTGCCTTCCCTCAAACTATGACAGTTAGCTATAACCCGAATATTTTCATAGGATCCAATTCATTCACTTTGCAAAGCAATGCTGAAGGCGGAGTCGCCTGTCTTACGGAAAACGGTCAGATTCTGGCCACCGCGTTTATCACAGGAGGATCGGCTACACTTACTTTCCCGGCTCTCAATCAGCCTACAACACTTACCCTGACTATCACAGGATTTAATTTCCTGCCCCATATTGCACCCATATCCGTGATACCCGCCAATATTCCTTACCTGATGTATGAATCGCACGATGTAAATGACCCACAGGGAAATAATAACGGTTATCTTGATTACGATGAAACTGTATTCCTCTCTATTGCCCTTGAAAACCTGGGTGGTGTGGATGCAGAAGGCGTGAGTGTTGTAATCCGGACGAATGATTCTTATGCTTCAATATCTGATTCAACTGAAACCTACGGTACTATACCGGCTAATACTATTATTTCCATGCCGGACGCCTTTGTCATCTCAGTTGCTAACAATGTTCCCGATGAGCATCAGATACCAATAGAAGTTATTGCCACTGACAGCCAAAATGAAACCTGGACATTGAATTTCATCCTTGAGGCTTATGCCCCCATCCTGCATATCGCAGAAATGGTAATTGACGACAACCAGGGTGGTAATGGTAATGGCATGCTGGATCCGGGTGAAAGCGCCATAATAAAAATTAAAAACCAGAACCAGGGTCATTGCCCGGCCGATAATTGTGTTGGAACCTTGTTTACCGATTGCCACTACCTCACTCTGAACAATAATATCGACAGTTTGGGAACCATGGGACTTATCGGTGCCAAATGGGCTGAATTCAGCGTGGTTGTTGACCCGGAGGCACCAAACGGTGTGATTCTGGCTGATTTTGATTATGAGCTCGTTTCCGGTGGCTTTGATGCTCAGAAATCCTGGAGACAAAAAATCGGCTTGCTGGTGGAAGACTTTGAAACCGGCAACTTTAACAAATTCGAGTGGGCACATGCCGGAAACATGCCCTGGACCATCTCCAGTGTTTATCCCTATGAAGGTATTTACAGTGCCAAATCAGGCAGCATCACACACGGAGAAACCTCTGAGCTTAAAATTACCCTGGAGATTATGACTGCCGATACCATTTACTTTACGAGGAAAGTCTCTTCACAGGCAAATATGGATAAGCTGAAATTCTATATTGATAACACTATGAAGGGCGAATGGTCGGGAACCAGCCAGGGCTGGATAGACCATGCATTCTACGTCTCTACAGGTTACCATACATTCCGCTGGGTTTATCAGAAAGACGGGCAGGGTAGCTCAGGTAGCGACTGTGCATGGCTCGATTATATTATCCTTCCTCCGGTCATGACACTTACCTGTTATGCCGGTCCGGATGCAGAAAGCTGCGGCACCAATGAACACCAGTGCCACGGTGAAGCTACCGACTGGGTTGCTGTTGAATGGACAACCACCGGAAGTGGTACTTTTGATGATTTCACAATTCTTAATCCCATTTATACACCCAGCAATGAGGATGTTCAGAATGGATCCGTAATACTCGCGCTTGCTGCCATCAATGGTGAAGGATCAGTAATCGATGACGAAATGACTCTGAGCTTTATCGAACTTCCTGATGCTCCATCAACCCCGTCTGGCCCCGAGTATGTCGACATCCTGGTAACACCGGAAAGCGAATACACTATTCAGCCGGTTGAATTTGCCTCCGTATACGAATGGTTGCTTGAACCTGCCGAAGCCGGAACCATCGAAGGTATGGGCCTTACCGGCACTGTAACATGGAATGTAAACTATGTCGGATCAGCCACCGTTTCTGTGAAAGCAATCAATTATTGCGGTGAAAGCGACTATTCACCCGGGCTGAATGTTGCGGTTGATAATACCGTCGCCGTTGCTGAGATACCCTTCGGATGGGGAGTGGAAGCATATCCTAATCCAAGCTCAGGGAACCTTTTTATCCATGTTAAAGGGTTTGACAACCATACAGTCAACATGAAACTGGTAAGCATGATCGGTCAGGCATTCCACCAGGAATCCATCACTACGCAGCAGGGTTCCATGGATATGCAGCTTGACCTCAGTGCCTTGCCCAATGGAATTTACTTCCTCATCCTTGAAGGTGACAACCTTATGATTACACGGAAGATACTGATAAATAAATAGCACTTAATAACAATAAAATGAAACCACAAATCAACATGTCGGAGTTAATGGCTCTAGCATGTTGATTTGTGTTATAAAAAAATACAATATCATGAAGACGCAAGGGAATTTTTGGAGATTGTTTAGCATAATTGCCTTGGTGGCAGTTGCTTTTCCGGCCACAAGTCAGGAAATAATTGTCAACCCGGCCCTGGAAAACCGCTTAAATATTACCTCCAGCGACTATAACCGCATGGAAGCAATCAATACTATTGGTGAAGCCAAAGCCTTTCCGGTGTTAACCGACAGAGGTCAATTCACAAGAGTGATCATGACGGGTTACAGTCCAAGTTTGACAAAAGGATGGCCGGAGTTGCCAGTTAAAAGAGAATTGATTGAAATCCCTGCGGGTGCCATCCCGGAAATCCGAATCCTGGAATCAACCTTCACCGAAATAGACCTAGCTCTTCAGGGTTATCCCGATTATATTTATCCTTCCCAACCTCCCAGGATTAAAAGCCAGGATGAACATGAACTATTTATTCAGGAGCAGGCATACCTGGAAGACCGGTTCTTCAGCGAGGAGCTGGTCTCCGTTGATATACTTGGTTACCTTAGAAGCGTCAGAGTGGCAAGGTTGAATATCGCTCCCGTTCAATACAATCCGGTAACCGGTATTCTGAGAGTATATGATAAGGTTCATTTTGAAATCATCTTCAGAAATGCTGATTTGCAGGCAACTCAGGAAATCAAAAACAGGTTGGCCTCCCCGTTCTTTGAAAGCATTTATGGAATGCTTCCCAACTACAAACCTGCTCAGAACAGGGAAAACCTCACCAAATACCCGGTTAAATATGTTTTTATCTCCGACAGGATGTTTGAAGCCCAGTTACAGCCATTGATCGAGTGGAAGACTAAAAAAGGATTTACTGTTATTGAAGCTTATACCGACAATCCTGCTGTTGGAAACTCCACAGCATCTATCAAAAATTACATCCAGGGATTATACAATGCAGGAACCCCCGAAGATCCGGCTCCATCCTTCATTGTTTTTGTCGGGGACATACAACAGATCCCTGCCTGGAGCAACGGAAACGGCGCCACTGATCGCAATTATTGCGAATTTACCGGTGACCTGCTTCCGGAAATCTTTTATGGCAGATTTTCCGCCCAGAACACCAACCAATTGCAGCCTTACATTGATAAAACCCTGCAATATGAAATGTACACCATGCCTGATCCATCTTACCTTGATGAGGTTGTAATGGTCGCAGGTATGGACTCGGGCCATGGTCATGACTGGGCCAACGGCCAGATCAACTATGGTACCATCAATTATTTTAATGAAGCTCATAACCTTTTGTCTCATACATATTTATATCCTGAATCAGGAAGTCATAGCGCCGATATCATCCAGAACATAAGCGACGGTGTTAGCTATGGAAACTACACCGCTCATTGCAGTCCGGCCGGTTGGTCAGACCCTTCTTTTGAAATTCCCGATATTGCTACTCTTCAGAACCAGGACCAGTACTGCCTGCTGGTTGGAAATTGCTGCCAATCCAGTCAATATGATGATAATGAATGTTTCGCTGAAGCTATCGTCCGTGCAGCTAATAAAGGAGCTGTGGGCTATATCGGAGGATCGAACAGCACTTACTGGGATGAAGATTATTACTGGGGTGTAGGCGTCGGTGAGATATCTGAAAATCCTCCTCCCTATGAGGAAACAACCCTTGGTATGTACGACAGGGCATTTCACGACCATGGAGAACCCTTCGGTGATTGGTTTGTGACCGGAAGTCAGATGATCTTCGCCGGCAACCTCGCCGTGCAGGAAGGTGTCCCCGGATCAGCCGAATATTACTGGGATATCTATAACATGATGGGCGATCCTTCACTGACCGTTTATTTCTCAGAACCCCCATTAGTCGAAGTAGAATATATCGAAATGCTCCCCCTTTCATCCACAACTTTTGTGGTAAACACAGAACCATACGCCTACGTGGCCATTTCCCGCGATGGTGTGCTTCATGGCGCCAAACTTGCTGATGAAGACGGACTCGCCGAGATGGAGATACTTCCTTTCCAAACTCCCGGTGATGCCGATGTTATTGTCACCCTTCAAAACAGGGAACCTTTCATCGGAACCGTATTGGTCGCCAATCCTGAAGGAGCTTACCTCCTCCTGAATGACTACATCATTGAAGATTCCCTCGGAAACAATAATCATGTCGCTGACTACGACGAACTGGTATGCCTCACCGTTGCCCTCGAAAACCTCGGTAACTCAGATGCCCTTAATGCCAGTGCAACCATTACCAGCAGCGACCCAAACATCATCCTTACCGATAATTTCCAGGAATGGGGCTCCGTTCCCGCACATGGCATTTCATGGCAGGATAATGCGTTTACCTTCATGGTTCAGGAAGTTATTGAAGACCAACATGTAGTAGAGTTTGAAATGACTATGGAGGCCGGTGCCAAAGAAACCTGGACAACAGACTTGTCGATAATACTTAATGCCCCGGTTCTAAGTATACTTGAAATGGCTATTGATGATAGCCAGTATGGTAACGGTAACGGAAGACTGGATCCGGGTGAAACCGCCAATATAAAAATT
This window encodes:
- a CDS encoding T9SS type A sorting domain-containing protein — translated: MKTNFTLLVLALGLLLITFNGFSQIRQNTGNPQAGLELVYSDMDRTVIKLSVNQFTLDPVETIYGKEWKVLIQDATPILEKGAPDLPKMTTSILIPDRAKMEVKVLEGTYKEYTGHTIAPSKGNLYRDTDPSTVPFTYGEVYQKNAFYPGELAALRQPHIIRDFRGQTVIIYPIQYNPVTQTLRVYDELTLEISKIGENGENPLIRSKSVDRVVKEFGDIYSNHFINYSSAAGRYTPVDEHGNMLIISYGSFIPNIQPLVEWKKQTGMPVEVVDVATIGGSSQIKTYIANYYNTNGLTFVLLVGDAAQVPTSYASGDSDNDYTYVVGNDHYPDLFIGRFSAENTTHVDIQVTRTIEYEKNPDLNFDWFTRGIGIASDQGPGDDGEYDYEHIRNINTDLLNFTYTFCAELFDGSQGGNDAPGNPSPSQVAAEINTGASIINYTGHGSNTSWGTSGFSNSDVNNLVNEHMWPFIWSVACVNGNFVPTTCFAEAWLRSENNGNPAGAVATLMSTINQSWNPPMCGQDEMVDILVESYPNNIKRTFAALSMHGCMQMNDEYGSGGDEMTDTWTVFGDPSVMVRTAFPQTMTVSYNPNIFIGSNSFTLQSNAEGGVACLTENGQILATAFITGGSATLTFPALNQPTTLTLTITGFNFLPHIAPISVIPANIPYLMYESHDVNDPQGNNNGYLDYDETVFLSIALENLGGVDAEGVSVVIRTNDSYASISDSTETYGTIPANTIISMPDAFVISVANNVPDEHQIPIEVIATDSQNETWTLNFILEAYAPILHIAEMVIDDNQGGNGNGMLDPGESAIIKIKNQNQGHCPADNCVGTLFTDCHYLTLNNNIDSLGTMGLIGAKWAEFSVVVDPEAPNGVILADFDYELVSGGFDAQKSWRQKIGLLVEDFETGNFNKFEWAHAGNMPWTISSVYPYEGIYSAKSGSITHGETSELKITLEIMTADTIYFTRKVSSQANMDKLKFYIDNTMKGEWSGTSQGWIDHAFYVSTGYHTFRWVYQKDGQGSSGSDCAWLDYIILPPVMTLTCYAGPDAESCGTNEHQCHGEATDWVAVEWTTTGSGTFDDFTILNPIYTPSNEDVQNGSVILALAAINGEGSVIDDEMTLSFIELPDAPSTPSGPEYVDILVTPESEYTIQPVEFASVYEWLLEPAEAGTIEGMGLTGTVTWNVNYVGSATVSVKAINYCGESDYSPGLNVAVDNTVAVAEIPFGWGVEAYPNPSSGNLFIHVKGFDNHTVNMKLVSMIGQAFHQESITTQQGSMDMQLDLSALPNGIYFLILEGDNLMITRKILINK
- a CDS encoding T9SS type A sorting domain-containing protein, with product MKTQGNFWRLFSIIALVAVAFPATSQEIIVNPALENRLNITSSDYNRMEAINTIGEAKAFPVLTDRGQFTRVIMTGYSPSLTKGWPELPVKRELIEIPAGAIPEIRILESTFTEIDLALQGYPDYIYPSQPPRIKSQDEHELFIQEQAYLEDRFFSEELVSVDILGYLRSVRVARLNIAPVQYNPVTGILRVYDKVHFEIIFRNADLQATQEIKNRLASPFFESIYGMLPNYKPAQNRENLTKYPVKYVFISDRMFEAQLQPLIEWKTKKGFTVIEAYTDNPAVGNSTASIKNYIQGLYNAGTPEDPAPSFIVFVGDIQQIPAWSNGNGATDRNYCEFTGDLLPEIFYGRFSAQNTNQLQPYIDKTLQYEMYTMPDPSYLDEVVMVAGMDSGHGHDWANGQINYGTINYFNEAHNLLSHTYLYPESGSHSADIIQNISDGVSYGNYTAHCSPAGWSDPSFEIPDIATLQNQDQYCLLVGNCCQSSQYDDNECFAEAIVRAANKGAVGYIGGSNSTYWDEDYYWGVGVGEISENPPPYEETTLGMYDRAFHDHGEPFGDWFVTGSQMIFAGNLAVQEGVPGSAEYYWDIYNMMGDPSLTVYFSEPPLVEVEYIEMLPLSSTTFVVNTEPYAYVAISRDGVLHGAKLADEDGLAEMEILPFQTPGDADVIVTLQNREPFIGTVLVANPEGAYLLLNDYIIEDSLGNNNHVADYDELVCLTVALENLGNSDALNASATITSSDPNIILTDNFQEWGSVPAHGISWQDNAFTFMVQEVIEDQHVVEFEMTMEAGAKETWTTDLSIILNAPVLSILEMAIDDSQYGNGNGRLDPGETANIKIKNKNTGHCSSSNAIGTLVVNSPYMTFDNLSYDLGVLGLLGHKYAIFTVHVDPEAPNGVIIANFDYTVTAGPYQASKNFRQKIGLIYDDFETGNFNKFPWQLSGNAPWTITSEFPYEGIYSAKSGLIGDGQTSVLSLQLNVMTADTIYFVRKVSSQANQDKLKFYVDNTMQAEWSGTTQGWKNTSIAAPAGVHTFKWIYQKDGQGSAGSDCAWLDFVVMPPIMTLTCYAGPDGLNCETAGYQCSGQATMWQTVEWTTSGSGTFSDPTMLNPVYSPSEDDVNAGSVILTLTANGTSGGTTQDKMTLTFISTPEVPSKPAGPDVIDWVSMPACHYETQAVAFASLYEWSLSPAEAGTISGNGSICRVEWSQVYSGLATIKVKAINQCGESEYSEGLTVTVNNPVGISTPDDEYQVSISPNPNNGNFTIEFSSDRKETINVMLFNSLGVKLYHFNYKTETGANTLSLGLGNLPAGLYFMTLESRRGKSVEKLIIKK